A stretch of Gemmatimonas aurantiaca T-27 DNA encodes these proteins:
- a CDS encoding zinc-binding dehydrogenase, whose translation MRALTFSAFGGPEQLVVRDVREPTVTSADAVRVRIQAAALNRLDLWALSGIPGSRIIPGWPLGSDGAGIVESVGSAVTSVKVGDRVIINPGVLDRNCRCEYCRDGDQPLCLTYGILGEHLPGTLAEFVVVPAANLRTIPDWIPWDIAAAFPLATLTAWRMIVTRAKVRPGDQVLVWGIGGGVALAALQIAKHIGATVWVTSGSPHKLERAQFLGADHLLDHREADLGKRIRERTGKRGVDVVIDSVGEATWPQSLIALGKRGRLVTCGGTSGPMVQVDVRRMFWNQWSLMGSTMGNDAEFDAMTEFFRHGSLQPPVDSVWTLEQAPLAYERLASGAQFGKVVVTL comes from the coding sequence ATGCGAGCCTTGACCTTCAGCGCCTTTGGTGGCCCCGAGCAGCTTGTCGTGCGCGATGTACGCGAGCCCACCGTCACCTCGGCCGACGCGGTGCGTGTCCGGATACAGGCCGCCGCGCTCAACCGGCTGGATCTGTGGGCGCTCAGCGGCATCCCCGGCTCGCGGATCATTCCCGGCTGGCCCTTGGGTTCCGACGGGGCCGGCATCGTGGAGTCGGTGGGTTCGGCCGTGACCAGCGTGAAGGTGGGCGATCGGGTCATCATCAATCCGGGGGTCCTCGACCGCAATTGCCGGTGTGAGTACTGCCGGGACGGTGACCAGCCGCTGTGTCTGACCTATGGCATCCTGGGTGAGCACCTGCCGGGCACGCTGGCCGAGTTTGTGGTGGTGCCGGCGGCCAATCTGCGCACCATTCCGGACTGGATCCCCTGGGACATCGCGGCGGCCTTTCCGCTGGCCACCCTGACCGCCTGGCGCATGATCGTCACACGGGCCAAGGTGCGCCCGGGCGATCAGGTGCTGGTCTGGGGCATCGGGGGTGGGGTCGCGCTGGCCGCGCTGCAGATCGCCAAACACATCGGCGCCACCGTGTGGGTGACGTCCGGCAGTCCGCACAAGCTCGAACGGGCGCAGTTTCTGGGGGCTGACCACCTGCTCGACCATCGCGAGGCCGATCTGGGCAAGCGAATTCGCGAACGCACCGGCAAGCGCGGTGTGGATGTGGTGATCGATTCGGTGGGGGAAGCCACCTGGCCGCAGTCGCTGATCGCTCTGGGCAAGCGTGGCCGCCTGGTCACCTGTGGCGGGACGTCCGGCCCGATGGTGCAGGTGGATGTCCGTCGCATGTTCTGGAACCAGTGGAGCCTGATGGGCTCCACCATGGGCAACGACGCCGAATTCGATGCGATGACCGAGTTCTTCCGGCATGGGTCACTGCAGCCGCCGGTCGATTCGGTGTGGACACTGGAGCAGGCGCCGCTGGCCTATGAGCGGCTGGCCTCCGGCGCGCAGTTCGGCAAAGTCGTTGTGACGCTCTGA
- a CDS encoding mechanosensitive ion channel family protein, with product MFQPFASPFADSLLLADAATQSPAGTTTAASTFSERLEQSFSLLSEFVPALFGALVILFAGYLVAKVVEKGTTRLLRRLRLNQLLERGGVLQAVERSGSHLNPAKVIANLLFWVVMFAVLLVAASAIGLDSLANVFTELMSYIPSVIAAIVIIILGIVLGGFVGGLIMASAGGLYGGPWLARTGRGGVIVLAVFMALQELGIATDIVTTAFAILFGAVALALALSFGLGNRDLAAEITREWYERYRAERRAIDAEAAAEEAEELAEATSEEAAEAAADAAAEAQAVAKAAAQAAARAGNAPPKVAL from the coding sequence TTGTTTCAGCCGTTCGCGTCACCGTTTGCTGATTCCCTGCTGCTCGCCGATGCGGCGACGCAGAGCCCTGCGGGCACCACGACTGCGGCGAGCACGTTCTCGGAACGTCTCGAGCAGAGTTTCTCGCTGCTCAGCGAGTTCGTGCCGGCGCTCTTTGGTGCGCTGGTCATCCTGTTCGCGGGATACCTCGTTGCGAAGGTGGTGGAGAAGGGCACGACCCGGCTGCTGCGTCGACTGCGCCTGAATCAGTTGTTGGAGCGCGGCGGTGTCCTGCAGGCGGTGGAGCGTTCCGGCTCACACCTGAATCCGGCCAAGGTCATCGCGAACCTGCTCTTCTGGGTGGTGATGTTCGCGGTGCTGCTGGTCGCGGCCAGCGCCATCGGGCTCGACTCGCTCGCGAATGTCTTCACGGAGCTCATGAGCTACATCCCGAGTGTGATCGCGGCGATCGTGATCATCATTCTCGGCATCGTGCTCGGCGGATTCGTGGGTGGCCTCATCATGGCCTCGGCGGGCGGATTGTACGGTGGCCCGTGGCTGGCGCGCACCGGGCGGGGCGGCGTGATCGTGCTGGCCGTGTTCATGGCGCTGCAGGAACTCGGGATCGCCACTGACATCGTCACCACGGCGTTTGCGATACTGTTTGGCGCGGTGGCGTTGGCGCTGGCCTTGTCGTTCGGGCTGGGCAACCGCGACCTGGCGGCCGAGATCACACGCGAGTGGTATGAGCGCTATCGCGCCGAACGCCGGGCGATCGACGCCGAGGCGGCGGCGGAGGAAGCCGAAGAGTTGGCCGAGGCCACATCGGAAGAAGCCGCGGAAGCTGCTGCAGATGCGGCGGCCGAGGCGCAGGCGGTGGCCAAGGCGGCAGCGCAGGCGGCGGCCCGCGCAGGCAACGCGCCCCCCAAGGTTGCCCTGTAA
- the gyrA gene encoding DNA gyrase subunit A, which yields MTAPNARERILPRLIDEEVKESFINYSMSVIVSRALPDVRDGLKPVHRRVLYAMNELGLLPGRAYKKSATVVGDVLGKYHPHGDSSVYDALVRMVQTFSLRYPLVDGQGNFGSMDGDNAAAYRYTEARLTRMAVEMLTDIDKNTVDFAPNFDDRLEEPRVLPAGFPNLLVNGSTGIAVGMATNIPPHNLREVISAVIALIDNPELDGPALRKLVKGPDFPTGGYIYGRAGIADYQDTGRGRIIMRARAVIEEKESSGKSQIVVTEVPYQVNKAKLVADIAELVRDQKLTGISALRDESDKDGVRVVIELKRDAIPRVVLNQLYKHTAMQSTFGVIMLALVPDPHTRQLVPKVLTLRQCLEHYIAHRHEVIVRRTQFDLDKALEREHILEGLKIAVDNIDEVIALIRAASDTPTASAQLQSRFGLSERQAEAILNMRLAKLTGLERDKLEEELVEVRAFILEMRGILESRDRRMSILKGELIQVAETYGDERRTEIVSDEGEFSIEDLIAEEEMVVTITHGGYIKRTPLSLYNRQGRGGRGKASADLKEHDFIERFYVASTHTYMLIFTDDGRCFWLKVHELPQAGRNTRGKPIVNLINVTPDTRIRAIVVTKEFSDTEFLLFCTRNGTVKKTALSQYSNPRANGIKAIKIEQDDELMDVQVTSGNNDVVLATRHGLSVRFHESDVREMGRDTTGVKGIELRPSDQLVGMVVIKREATLLVVTERGLGKCSEVSEYRVQKRGGKGILTLNRTVKTGDVIALMEVVPEDELMLMTRQGIAIRSKVSEIRVTGRAAQGVKLVALDDLDGVSAVARVIPDDKEGEGEGEESGATTMEGDAE from the coding sequence ATGACCGCACCGAACGCCCGCGAACGTATCCTGCCGCGCCTCATCGACGAGGAGGTCAAGGAGTCGTTCATCAACTACTCCATGAGCGTCATCGTGTCGCGCGCCCTGCCGGACGTGCGCGATGGACTCAAGCCCGTACATCGACGTGTGTTGTACGCGATGAACGAGCTCGGACTGTTGCCGGGGCGTGCGTACAAGAAGTCCGCGACGGTGGTTGGGGACGTGCTCGGCAAGTATCACCCACACGGTGACAGCAGCGTGTACGACGCGCTGGTGCGCATGGTGCAGACGTTCTCGCTGCGCTACCCGCTGGTGGATGGTCAGGGCAACTTCGGCTCGATGGACGGCGACAATGCGGCCGCCTACCGCTATACCGAAGCACGCCTGACGCGCATGGCCGTGGAGATGCTCACCGACATCGACAAGAACACGGTCGATTTCGCCCCGAACTTCGACGACCGATTGGAAGAGCCGCGGGTGTTGCCCGCTGGTTTCCCCAACCTGCTCGTGAACGGATCGACGGGTATCGCCGTCGGCATGGCGACGAATATTCCGCCGCACAACCTGCGCGAAGTCATCAGCGCGGTGATTGCCCTGATCGACAATCCCGAGCTGGATGGGCCTGCGCTGCGCAAGCTGGTGAAGGGGCCGGATTTCCCGACGGGTGGCTACATCTACGGTCGTGCGGGCATCGCCGACTATCAGGACACGGGTCGCGGCCGCATCATCATGCGCGCGCGGGCCGTGATCGAAGAGAAGGAGTCGAGCGGCAAGTCGCAGATTGTCGTGACCGAAGTGCCGTATCAGGTGAACAAGGCCAAGCTCGTGGCGGACATCGCCGAGCTGGTGCGCGACCAGAAGCTCACGGGCATCTCCGCGCTGCGCGACGAATCCGACAAGGACGGCGTGCGCGTGGTGATCGAGCTCAAGCGCGATGCGATTCCGCGTGTGGTGCTGAACCAACTGTACAAGCACACCGCGATGCAGAGCACGTTTGGCGTCATCATGCTGGCGCTGGTGCCCGATCCGCACACGCGTCAGCTCGTGCCCAAGGTGCTCACGCTCCGTCAGTGCCTCGAGCATTACATCGCGCACCGTCATGAAGTCATCGTACGGCGCACGCAGTTCGATCTCGACAAGGCACTCGAGCGCGAACATATCCTCGAAGGTCTCAAGATCGCCGTCGACAACATCGACGAAGTGATCGCGCTCATTCGTGCGGCGTCGGATACGCCCACGGCGAGCGCACAGTTGCAGTCGCGGTTCGGACTCTCGGAGCGTCAGGCCGAGGCCATCCTCAACATGCGTCTCGCGAAGCTCACCGGTCTCGAGCGCGACAAGCTCGAGGAAGAGCTGGTCGAGGTGCGCGCGTTCATTCTCGAGATGCGTGGCATCCTGGAGTCGCGCGATCGCCGCATGAGCATCCTGAAGGGTGAGCTCATTCAGGTGGCCGAGACGTATGGTGACGAGCGGCGCACCGAGATTGTCAGCGACGAAGGCGAGTTCTCCATCGAGGATCTGATCGCCGAGGAGGAGATGGTGGTGACCATCACCCACGGCGGCTACATCAAGCGCACCCCGTTGTCCCTGTACAACCGGCAGGGGCGTGGTGGTCGTGGCAAGGCCAGCGCGGATCTCAAGGAACACGACTTCATCGAGCGGTTCTACGTGGCGAGTACGCACACGTACATGCTCATTTTCACCGATGATGGGCGGTGTTTCTGGCTCAAGGTGCACGAATTGCCACAGGCCGGGCGGAATACGCGCGGCAAGCCGATCGTGAACCTGATCAACGTCACACCGGACACCCGCATTCGGGCGATCGTGGTCACCAAGGAATTCTCGGACACGGAATTCCTGCTGTTCTGCACCCGGAACGGCACGGTCAAGAAGACGGCGCTGTCGCAGTACTCCAATCCGCGCGCGAACGGTATCAAGGCCATCAAGATCGAGCAGGACGACGAATTGATGGACGTGCAGGTCACGAGTGGCAACAACGACGTGGTGTTGGCCACCCGTCATGGCCTCTCGGTGCGGTTCCACGAAAGCGATGTGCGCGAGATGGGCCGCGATACCACCGGTGTGAAGGGAATCGAGCTGCGTCCGTCCGACCAATTGGTGGGCATGGTCGTCATCAAGCGTGAGGCCACCCTGCTCGTGGTCACCGAGCGTGGCCTCGGCAAGTGCAGCGAAGTGAGCGAGTATCGGGTCCAGAAGCGCGGCGGCAAGGGCATTCTCACGCTGAATCGCACCGTGAAGACGGGCGATGTGATTGCGCTGATGGAAGTCGTGCCCGAGGACGAGCTGATGCTCATGACCCGTCAGGGCATCGCCATCCGCAGCAAGGTGAGCGAGATCCGCGTGACGGGCCGTGCTGCCCAGGGCGTCAAGCTGGTGGCCCTGGACGATCTTGATGGGGTGTCGGCTGTGGCCCGCGTGATCCCGGACGACAAGGAAGGCGAAGGCGAGGGCGAAGAAAGCGGCGCCACCACGATGGAAGGCGACGCCGAGTAA